GGCGTTCCTCCGCACGTCGCCGTTCGTGCGACGCCAGCTCGGCTTCTCGCTGGGTGGCCCGATCATCAAGAACAAGCTGCGCTTCTTCGCCACCGTCGAAACCAGCCAGAACGTGTCGCCGTCGTCGGGACCGTTCTACGATCCGACGTCGCCCACCGGCCTGGTCAACTCGTCGGTCGCCACCGCGCGTATCACCCCCGCGCAGGTCGACTCGTTCGTGAACTATCTCTCGAGCAAGGGCATCGCCGCCGGTAGCGCGGGCCTCACGACCAACGAGAACCCGCTGCTCAACACGTTCGTGCGTCTCGACTACCAGCTGTCGGGCAACACGCGTCTCGTGCTCCGCAACATCTACAACGATCAGGAGGCGTTCGACTTCTCCCGGTCGCTCGGCACCTTCAACTTCTCGTCGAACGGTTTCCGCCGCACCGAAAAGTCGAACCAGATCGTCGGCCAGGCGTTCACGAATTTCTCGAACGGCTTCTCGAACGAATTCACCGTCGGTCTCACGACCACGCGCTTCAAGCGTGTCTCGGATGTGCTCGCGCCGCAGGTGCTGGTGCAGAACATCGGTGGCACGGGCTCGGGCATTGGGTTCCGCGCCGGTACGGAAAACAGCTCGCAGGGCAATGAGCTGCGTGAAGACCTGTACGAAATCCAGAACAACTTCACGATGCCGCTCGGCAATCACATCGTGTCGATCGGAACGCGTAACGAGATCTACAAGGCCTACAACGCCTTCCTGCAGAACTCGTACGGCAACTACACCTTCAACTCGCTGAACGACTTCGTGGCCAACCGCGCCCCGGCTTCGTTCTCGGGTTCGGGCGGACTCGGTGGTGACGTCGTGGCCAACTTCTCGGCCGCACAGCTCGCCGGATACATTCAGGATCAGTGGACGGTGACGCCGCGCTTCACCACCACGCTCGGCCTGCGTATCGACGTGCCGCTCTTCTTCGACAAGCCCTCGTTCTCCGCCTCCGTGCAGCGCGACTTCGGCCGCAGCACCGCCGACCTCCCGTCGGGCAACTTGCAGTTCTCGCCGCGTATCGGCTTCAACTGGGATGCCACCGGCGACCAGATGAATCAGATCCGTGGTGGTGTCGGTCTGTTCCAGGGTATCCCCGCCTATGTGTGGATGTCGAACCAGTTCCAGAACACCGGTGCCGGTCTCGCGCAGTTCACCTGCGGCGGTGGTGTAACCGCGACCAACGGCGCCTCGCCGCTGTTCAATGCGTCGCCGGTGTCGCCGCGTGGTTGCGGCCTGAAGACGAACAACACGCCGGGACGCAGCCTCGATGACGGCACCTTCCTCGGCACTGTGAATCTGGCCGATCCCGACCTCAAGTTCCCGCAGTTGCTGCGCGCCACGCTCGGCTATGACCGCAAGCTGCCGGGTGATGTGATCGCGACGTTCGACGCACTGTACTCGAAGTCGATCAACAACTTCTTCTACAACAACATCAACATCCCGCAGACGGGTCGCATCGACGCACAGGGACGCACCGTATTCGCCAATTTCGCGGCGACCGGCATCCCGACCGTCGCGCCGCTCTTCCCGGTGTATGGTTCGAACGTGATCGAGCTCTCCAACCAGAGCAAGGATTACGCGTATAGCGGCACGGGCCAGCTACGCAAGCGCTTCAACGGCGCGTTCGAAGGGTCTGTGGCCTACACGTACGGTCGCAGCTACTCGGTGACCGACCTGACGTCGTCGGTGGCGCTTTCCAACTGGCAGTTCGGCCGCGTGTACTCGGGGCTGCAGACCGACCAGCCGGTGAACGCGTCGCTGTTCGATCAGCCGCATCGCGTGCTGGTCAACGGCACCTACACGGCGCCGTGGAAGTCGAACCAGACGAACATCACGTTCTACTACAGCAAGGCGTCGGGCACCCCGTACTCGTTCGTGTACGGCGGCAATGGTGGCCGTGGCGACATGAACGGCGACGGCTCGAATGCGAATGACCCGATCTACATCCCGACGGGTCCGACCGATCCGAAGCTGGGCTTCGTGGCCACGACGGTGAGCGGGGTGACGTACACGCCGGCGCAGCAGGCCGCGTTGCTCGACCAGTTCATCAAGGACAACAGCTGCCTCGAAACGCAGCGTGGCACGATCATGAAGCCGACGTCCTGCCGCAACCCGATGTTCGATCGCTTCGACCTGACGATCGAACAGCAGCTCCCGACGATCCGTGGAGAGCGCGCGACGCTCCGCCTCGACATCTTCAACGCCGCCAACCTGCTCAACAGCAAGTGGGGACGGATCAAGTCCGCCACGGCCAACGGCAACGCGACGCTGCTGCAGGTCCAGTCGTTCACCAGCGCCGATCCGTCGACGCAGGTGCCGGTCGTGACGTTCACGAACAACTTCAACACGCAGTTCACGCCGCTCAACTTCAGCCAGTTTTATCAGCTGCAGGCCAGCTTGCGGTTGTCGTTCTAAGCTGTTTGGTGATGGTGATGGTGATGGTGTAAGGAGAGCGGCGCCGGAGACGGCGCCGCTTTTCCGTTGCGCCGACTGAAAACTGCCAACTGCTTAGGAGGCAGGGAGGAGGGTGTCAGGGAGGAGGGTGCAGGGGGCGTCGCGGCGAGAGCGGCGGCGTACTTCGGGTGACACCGATAGTGTGGACCGCCAGTATCCTCGGCGGCATGCAAGATCCTGCCAACATTCAGGCGTGGCACCGCGCGATAGAGCTGGCGGTGCGCGTTCATCGGATCACGCGGAGCATCCGCCGCGCCGAAGCGCCTGGACTCGCGTCGCAGCTTCGACGGGCGGTGGGTTCAATTCCCACCAACATCGCCGAGGGTGTCGGCCAGCCGACAGCGGCCGACTGCGCGCGATTTCTCAGCTACGCGATCTCGTCCGCGTTCGAGGTGGAAAGCCACCTCGTCCTCGCCGAGAAGCTCGGCCTCCGACTTCCCGGCATCGGCGACGCCATAGACGAAACCCGCCAGGTCCGCCGAATGACCTACGGCCTCCGGCAACATTTCGTCCGCAAAGCAGCCGATGAAAAAGCAGCCGCCAAA
This region of Gemmatimonas groenlandica genomic DNA includes:
- a CDS encoding four helix bundle protein codes for the protein MQDPANIQAWHRAIELAVRVHRITRSIRRAEAPGLASQLRRAVGSIPTNIAEGVGQPTAADCARFLSYAISSAFEVESHLVLAEKLGLRLPGIGDAIDETRQVRRMTYGLRQHFVRKAADEKAAAKGKEASRPSDLPPPP
- a CDS encoding TonB-dependent receptor; the encoded protein is MRIQRWLSLAVAVAALAVGSTTPLAAQGTTTGAITGTVTDEKNAPVPNVAVEVVNRTNGAKASQITRDNGRFFIPNLEVGTYSVTARRIGFMPQTRTDIVVSLTQATRLDFQLKEQATQLAAVRTEAVTTTSDFSATRQGVQTVLTDTLVRRLPTLNRDVTDLIRNSPQVSVSQDGRISAAGQNNRFNNIQIDGVSLANRFGLGASPTVGAQVGGRALPLDAIKEFQVLVSPYDVRQGNFTGALVNAVTQSGTNEFTGSAFIYYRDQQMGRDTAFLRTSPFVRRQLGFSLGGPIIKNKLRFFATVETSQNVSPSSGPFYDPTSPTGLVNSSVATARITPAQVDSFVNYLSSKGIAAGSAGLTTNENPLLNTFVRLDYQLSGNTRLVLRNIYNDQEAFDFSRSLGTFNFSSNGFRRTEKSNQIVGQAFTNFSNGFSNEFTVGLTTTRFKRVSDVLAPQVLVQNIGGTGSGIGFRAGTENSSQGNELREDLYEIQNNFTMPLGNHIVSIGTRNEIYKAYNAFLQNSYGNYTFNSLNDFVANRAPASFSGSGGLGGDVVANFSAAQLAGYIQDQWTVTPRFTTTLGLRIDVPLFFDKPSFSASVQRDFGRSTADLPSGNLQFSPRIGFNWDATGDQMNQIRGGVGLFQGIPAYVWMSNQFQNTGAGLAQFTCGGGVTATNGASPLFNASPVSPRGCGLKTNNTPGRSLDDGTFLGTVNLADPDLKFPQLLRATLGYDRKLPGDVIATFDALYSKSINNFFYNNINIPQTGRIDAQGRTVFANFAATGIPTVAPLFPVYGSNVIELSNQSKDYAYSGTGQLRKRFNGAFEGSVAYTYGRSYSVTDLTSSVALSNWQFGRVYSGLQTDQPVNASLFDQPHRVLVNGTYTAPWKSNQTNITFYYSKASGTPYSFVYGGNGGRGDMNGDGSNANDPIYIPTGPTDPKLGFVATTVSGVTYTPAQQAALLDQFIKDNSCLETQRGTIMKPTSCRNPMFDRFDLTIEQQLPTIRGERATLRLDIFNAANLLNSKWGRIKSATANGNATLLQVQSFTSADPSTQVPVVTFTNNFNTQFTPLNFSQFYQLQASLRLSF